The Halorussus rarus genome includes the window CGACCAGTGGTACGGCGAGCAACTGGTCGACGCGATAGCGGACGCCGACGCCGATCACGAGCTGGGCAGCCACACCTTCTCGCACGTCGTGATGGACGGGGCCTCCCGGGAGGTCGCGTCGGCCGAGATCCGCGAGTGCGTCGAACTCGCCGAGAAGCGCGGGGACTCGCTCGACTCGGTGGTGTTCCCCCGGAACTACGTGGGCCACCGCGACGTGCTGGCGGCCTACGGCGTCAAGTGCTACCGCGGCAACCAGCCCCGGCGGTGGTACGACCGGGGGCTCGCCGGGTCGGCCGCCAAGCTCCTCGGGTGGCCGACCAAGGCGATCTCGCCCACGCTCGTCACGCCCGAGAAGGACGAGTACGGACTGGTGAACGTCCCGGCCTCGCTCTACCTGTTCTGCTTCGAGGGCCGGGCCCGGTCGGCCGTCGAGCGCGTGGCCGGCGACCCCATCGTCACCATGGCCAAGCGCGGCATCGACCGCGCCAGCGCCGAGCAGGGCGTGTTCCACATGTGGCTCCACCCGAACAACCTGACCGAGGAGCGGGACTTCCGGCGGATGGAGGCCATCCTCGAACACCTCGCGGAGGTTCGGGACACCACCCCGCTGACGGTCCGGACGATGGGCTCCATCGCGGCGGACTTCAAGGACGACGAGCCGCTGCCGCGCGAACCGATCGGTCCGCGGTAGGGCGAGAGTCGGATCGCCTCGTTCGCATCCGCGGATTCGGACCTCTTCCTCCTCGACTCCGGCCGTCTCGCCGCTTCCCGCCGTAGCTGTCGCTCGGCGATAAAGCGCCTCGCAGGAGAACGGCGGGATGTGGAAGGGGCGGGAGTCGAACCACGCGAAGCCTGAAAGGCTGCCACCGGTGTACCGGTGGTGCTCTCCCACTGAGCTACCCTTCCTCGTCCGGAACTCCGGTCGCCAGCGCCTTTGTTGTGTCGTTCGTGAACGCCAGCATTCGGTGCCTCCATCTCGGAGCGGTCACCGTCTCGCGGTCTCGTCGTTGTCGCGAGTGTCGACCCGAGAGAACTCGAAGCGGGCGCCGCCCGCTTCGCCCTCGGTCACCTCGACCGACCAGCCGTGGGCGTCGGCGATGGAGTCCACGATGGCGAGGCCGAACCCGGTGCCGTCCTCGTCGGTCGTGAACCCGTGGTCGAAGACCTCCTCGCGCGCGTCCGGTGGGATTCCGGGGCCGTCATCCGCGACGTAGAACCCCGTCCTGTCGTCGAGGACGCCGACCGCGACCCGCGACAGCGAGTCGTCGCGTTCCGCGGCGTCATCAGCTTTCGGCTGATTGCTTGTGGAGCTGTGCTCCACAGCGTTCCGGAACAGGTTCTCCAGCAGTTCCCGGAACCGGGCCTCGTCGGCCTCGACCGCCGCGTCGTCGGTCACGGCCAGGCTCGCGTCGCCGGTGTCGACCGTCGCCCACGCCTCCTCGGCGGTAGCCGAGAGCGCGACCAGCTGCGGGTCGTCGACGACCTGGCCCCGCCGGGCCAGCGCGAGCAGGTTCTCGACCAGCCCGTCCATCCGGTCGAGCGACCGGCCGATGGGGGCGAGGTGGTCGCTCTCGCACTCCTCGGCGAGCAGTTCGAACCGGCCGAGCGCGACGTTGAGGGGGTTGCGGAGGTCGTGGCTCACGACGCTCGCGAACTCCTCTAAGCGCTCGTTCTGGCGGGTGAGCTGGCGCTCGCGCTCCTTCTGCTCGGTGATGTCGACGTAGATGGCGAACGCCTCCGACTCCTCGCCGGCCGCGGATGCGGTGTGGAGCAGGAAGTCCCGCGCGCCGTCACGGGTCATGCGGCTGACTTCCTCGCCCTCGATGCGCCGGCCCCGGCTGACCCGCTCGTTGAGCGACGCGCCCTCGCGCTCGCGGTCCGGCGGCAGGATGTAGTCGTCCACCGAGTCGCCGACGATGCCGTCCCGCTCCCAGCCGAACACGTCCTCGAAGGCCGGGTTCACCGACCGGCAGACCGCGTCGAGGTCGTCGATCTCGTAGCGGACCACGGCGTTCGGCACGTTCTCGAACAGCGCGGCGAACCGGTCGCGCTCGGCCCGGAGTTCGGTCTCGGTCCGGATCCGCGCCAGCGCCTCCGAGACGTGCGCCGCCAGGAGTTCGGCCAGTTCGCGGTCGTCCTCGTCGAACCCGTCCGGCTCCTTCGAGACGGCCTGGAACACCGCGAAGTCGCCGATCGGGACGGACAGCGCCGACCGGTACTCGCTCTCCGCCGGGACTACGTCGGTCTCGCGCAGGTCACGGACGAGCGACGACTCGCCCTCCCGGTACGCCCGGGCCGCGAGGTTGCCCTCGGTCTCGACCGGCGTCACCTCGTAGTAGCCGTCGGTCGAGAGCACCTTCGAGACGGCCTTCGTTACGAGGACGCCGTCCTCGTGGGCGTCGACGGTCGAGAGGTCGAACGCCAGGATGTCCTCGGCGGTCTCGATGGCGAGGTCGTAGACGGCCTGCTCGGTCTCGCAGGCGACCGCCCTGGCCGCGACGTCGTGGAGCGCCTCGATCTTCCGCTTGGCGTCGCGGAGTTCGGACTCCGCCTCGCGGCGCTCGGTGACGTTCCGGAAGTACACCGACAGGCCGTCCTCGGCGGGATAGACCCGGACCTCGAGCCACGTTCCGGGCCGAAGCAGCGACTCGGCCTCGACGGTGACCGGCTCCTGGGTTTCGAACGCCTTGCGGTAGGCCGCCATGAACGGCCCGCCGTCGTCGGTGTCGAACGCCTCGCGGATGTCCTCGCCGACGAGGTCGTCCGGGTCCCGACCCAGGAAGTCGGCCGCCCGCTCGTTGACGTAGCGGAACCGCCAGTCGTCGTCGAGGCCGAAGAACGCGTCGGTGATGCGCTCGAAGATGCGCCGTATCTGGCGGTCGGCCCGGGCGGCCTCGCGCTCGGCGCGGTACTGGGCCACCGCGTTCTCGACCCGGTTGGCCAGCACCGCGTACTGGTCGGTGCCCGTCTCCTTCTGGAGGTAGTCGGTCACCCCCGCAGAGATGGCCTCGCTGGCGATCTCCTCGCTTCCCTTCCCGGTGAACAGCACGAACGGCAGGTCGGGGTCGACCGCCCGGACCTCGTCGAGGAACTCGAGCCCGTCCGTCTCGGGCATCTCGTAGTCGCTGACCACGCAGTCGACCGCGCCGTCGGTGACGTGGACCAGCGCCTCGGTCGGATCGGTCTCGACGACCGTCTCGATGGCGTCGCTCGCGCGCTCGAGGTACGTCGCGGTCAGGTCCGCGATGGCCGAGTCGTCGTCCACCAGCAGGACGCGGATGGCGCTGTCCATGCGATGGAGATGCGTACCGAGCAGGAGTATAAAAATCTACAGTATCGGAACGACGGTGTGTCCTCGCGTCGAAACGGCCGGACGGTCAGGTGTTGACCGTCTCGATGCGGTCGCTGACGAGCAGTTGACCCTGTGCGGTCAGCGACAGCCCCTTCTGGCCCTCGTCGACCAGCCCCTTCTCGCGGAGGTCGTTGAGCAGCATCGTCACCCGACTGGAGTCGACGCCGAGCGTCCCGGCGAGGTCGCCGCTCCGGGCGCCCGAGTAGATGGCGACCAGCGCCTCCATCTCGTCCTCGGAGGTGGTCACGTCCTCGACCTCCTTGGCGAGTTCGGAGTACTCGAGGCGGAGGTACCGCCCGAGCAGGTTGAGCTTGCGGTCGCTCTCGAGCGCGAACTCCGAGGTCACCGACTGGCCCTGGTCGGCGTGGCGGACGACCAGGACCGCCCCGCCGTCGCGGTCCTCCTTCTGGAAGTACGTGACGTTGGCGAGGTTCACCGTCACCGGGTCGTCGCCGGCGAACCGGACCGCACCCGGACGGATCTTGAGCTTCGCCCTGCGGAACGACGAGTCGGTTACCCGGCCGCCGACGCGGGCCGGATGCTTGACCCTGGCCGCGGTCCCGTTGAGTTCGGCCTTGAACAGCACGGTCTTGAACCGGGAGACCTCCTCGCTGCCGGCCTCCACGACCGCGGTCCTGCGGCGGTCGCCCTCGCGGTACGCGATGGTGATGGTGTCCTGGAAGAACGCCTCCATCTCGCCGGGGACGTGACCGACGTTGACGTCGAAGATGGCCGCGAGCGGGACGGTCGTCTTCGACTCGTCGGTCGCCAGCACCAGACGCTTCTGGCTGAGGACGATCCGACCCTTGACCGGTTCGGGCGAATCGAACGAGTCGAGGCTGAACCGTGCGACGAAGTCGGCGATGACCTTTTCGGACATGGTTGGCGAGCGACGCCTGCGGTCTCTCTACTCAGCAATTCTCAGTAGGGGTAAATATTTTTTCGGTCCCGAGGCCGGTCGCTGTCGAATCCGACCCGCACCGGCAGCCAAGAAGCCTAACTGTCTATCGCCCGTTTCGTGGTGTAGATGTCGACCGAGACCTCCGGCGAGGTGTTCGACCGCCGCACCACCCTCAAGGTCGTCGCGGGCTTCGCCGTCGCGGTGGTCCTCATGTACTTCTTCGGTCGGGTCATCGGGTGGGGCGAGATCGCCCGGACGTTCCGGGGCGCCAACCTCTGGTGGCTCGGACTGGCCTGCCTCTCGACGGTGGTCTCGCTGGTCGTCTGGGCCAAGTCGTGGGACGTCATTCTCGGCAGCGTCGACGTCGAAGTGCCCTTTAGGAAGATCGTGGTCACCTACTTGGCGGCCACGTTCGCCGACTACGCCACTCCGTTCGGCAAGGCCGGTGGCGGCCCGTTCATCGCCTACGTCCTGGCGGCCGACACCGAGGCCAACTACCAGGACAGCCTCGCGAGCGTCGTGACCGCCGACCTGCTCAACCTGCTCCCGTTCTTCACGTTCGCCGGGCTCGGCACGGTCGTGCTCCTGATACAGGGCGCCGTGCCCAGACAGGCCGAGATTCTGGTCGCGGGCCTCGGGGGCATGGCCATCGTGCTGCCGGTGGTCATCTACGGCTCGTACCGCTATCGGGACGTCGTCGAACGGTTCCTCATGAAGATAATCGGACCGATCGCCAAGCGCGTCGACCGAATCGACGCCGACAACATCGGGGAGCGAGTCGACGAGTTCTACGACCTGATCGACCGAATCGCGGACAACCGCCGACAGCTCGCGTACACGCTGGTGTACGCGTACGTCGGGTGGCTGTTCTTCGCCGCACCGCTCTGGTTCGCGGGCCAGACGCTGGGCGTCGGCGGTCACGTCGGTCCCATGCTGGTGCTGTTCATCGTCCCCGCCAGCTCCATCGCTGGCGTCGTTCCCACGCCCGGCGGCGTGGGGGGCGTCGAGTTCGCGCTGGTCGGCCTCCTGGTCGCGCTGACCGCGCTCCAGACCGACGTCGCCGCGAGCGTGGCGCTGGTCTACCGGGTTGCCAGCTACTGGTTCGGGCTCGCGATCGGCGGCCTGGCCGCCTTCTTCGTCATCCACCGGACGTAGGTCGCGCCGGAGGGAGACGGAACCGGATCTCAGACGTTGAGGAACGACCCGACGACGATCCTGGTGAACACCGCGATGGCGCTCGACATCCACGTCAGGAAGACGAAGTGCATGTAGGAGTTGACCTTGTGGCCGCCGTCGGCGATGCGGACCATCAGCGCCGACAGCACCGCGTTGAGCAGAGTGATGATGATCAGCAGGTACTCGATGGTCGGGATGTCGTACACGTTGGTGTGGATGATGGTCGTGACGTCGAGCTGGCTGCTGTCGAGCCCGATGGACATGCCCGCCAGCACCTCGACGATCTCGAGGCCGATGAAGAACGCGAAGGTCGACGCCGCGGTGATACCGTAGAGGACGCCGATGAGCGTGACCGTCGACTGGGCGCGGCGCTCGCGGAGCTGGAGCACCTCGTTCATGTTGGCCGCGATGAGCTCGCCCAGCTGCTTAGGGTCCCCGCCCATCTGGCGGCCGACCAGGAACATCTCGGAGAACTTCTGGATGAGGTACGACCGCGAGTCGGCGGTGAAGTGGCGCCACGCCATCGCCGGCTCGATGCGCATGTTGAGCCGCTTGTAGAGGTCGTCGACGTTCTCGGTCAGCGCGCCGAAGTTCTTGCCGCGCAGGCTCTCGAGGACCTTCGTGGTCGTGGACTGCTTGGCGGTCTCGGTCGCGCCGAGCGCGCGGATGAAGCTGGTGAACTCCTCGTCGCGCTCCTTGATCTGCTCTTCCTCCTTGCGCGCGACCAGACCGGGTATCAGCAACGGCGTCGACGGGATCGCGGCGTAGAACGGCAGGGGGATCGCGTTCGGGTCGATGCTCGTCCGACCCAGCAGGATCAGCAGGCACGCGCCAATCGCGAGGAACGTCAGCAGGATGCCGACCGCGACCGAGATGCGGATGCGCCACTCGGTGTCGGTGGTGGTCCCCTGGGGATGGTACCAGACCGGGTCGTACGGCGCCGTGGTCCGGATCATCACCAGGAACCCCGTCTGGACGAACGCGAACATCACCACGACCGCGCTGACCGTCATCGTCGGGTTGGTACCGGTCAGGATGGGCAGCACGGTCGCGAACACCAGCGCGAACGTCACCGACAGCACCATCGAGAGGTAGAGGTCCTTCATCACCTCGAGGTTCTGGAGCGACCCCTCGTAGATGGTGACGTAGTTCTGGATGACCACGTCCTGCTCGCTCAGCAGGAAGTCCTGGATCTCCTGGCCGGCGTTGATGGTGTACGCGAGCCGGTCGAGGAAGTCGGCGAACGGCTTGCTCGGGGACTTGTTCGCCCGGA containing:
- a CDS encoding polysaccharide deacetylase family protein, yielding MGSVVLSLDAELAWGFHDYETMPDDRVGEARESWLRLLELFDDYGVPATWAVVGHLLLDSCDGEHADHPAAEDGWFERDPGTWESRDDQWYGEQLVDAIADADADHELGSHTFSHVVMDGASREVASAEIRECVELAEKRGDSLDSVVFPRNYVGHRDVLAAYGVKCYRGNQPRRWYDRGLAGSAAKLLGWPTKAISPTLVTPEKDEYGLVNVPASLYLFCFEGRARSAVERVAGDPIVTMAKRGIDRASAEQGVFHMWLHPNNLTEERDFRRMEAILEHLAEVRDTTPLTVRTMGSIAADFKDDEPLPREPIGPR
- a CDS encoding PAS domain-containing protein, with product MDSAIRVLLVDDDSAIADLTATYLERASDAIETVVETDPTEALVHVTDGAVDCVVSDYEMPETDGLEFLDEVRAVDPDLPFVLFTGKGSEEIASEAISAGVTDYLQKETGTDQYAVLANRVENAVAQYRAEREAARADRQIRRIFERITDAFFGLDDDWRFRYVNERAADFLGRDPDDLVGEDIREAFDTDDGGPFMAAYRKAFETQEPVTVEAESLLRPGTWLEVRVYPAEDGLSVYFRNVTERREAESELRDAKRKIEALHDVAARAVACETEQAVYDLAIETAEDILAFDLSTVDAHEDGVLVTKAVSKVLSTDGYYEVTPVETEGNLAARAYREGESSLVRDLRETDVVPAESEYRSALSVPIGDFAVFQAVSKEPDGFDEDDRELAELLAAHVSEALARIRTETELRAERDRFAALFENVPNAVVRYEIDDLDAVCRSVNPAFEDVFGWERDGIVGDSVDDYILPPDREREGASLNERVSRGRRIEGEEVSRMTRDGARDFLLHTASAAGEESEAFAIYVDITEQKERERQLTRQNERLEEFASVVSHDLRNPLNVALGRFELLAEECESDHLAPIGRSLDRMDGLVENLLALARRGQVVDDPQLVALSATAEEAWATVDTGDASLAVTDDAAVEADEARFRELLENLFRNAVEHSSTSNQPKADDAAERDDSLSRVAVGVLDDRTGFYVADDGPGIPPDAREEVFDHGFTTDEDGTGFGLAIVDSIADAHGWSVEVTEGEAGGARFEFSRVDTRDNDETARR
- a CDS encoding CheF family chemotaxis protein; translated protein: MSEKVIADFVARFSLDSFDSPEPVKGRIVLSQKRLVLATDESKTTVPLAAIFDVNVGHVPGEMEAFFQDTITIAYREGDRRRTAVVEAGSEEVSRFKTVLFKAELNGTAARVKHPARVGGRVTDSSFRRAKLKIRPGAVRFAGDDPVTVNLANVTYFQKEDRDGGAVLVVRHADQGQSVTSEFALESDRKLNLLGRYLRLEYSELAKEVEDVTTSEDEMEALVAIYSGARSGDLAGTLGVDSSRVTMLLNDLREKGLVDEGQKGLSLTAQGQLLVSDRIETVNT
- a CDS encoding lysylphosphatidylglycerol synthase transmembrane domain-containing protein, giving the protein MSTETSGEVFDRRTTLKVVAGFAVAVVLMYFFGRVIGWGEIARTFRGANLWWLGLACLSTVVSLVVWAKSWDVILGSVDVEVPFRKIVVTYLAATFADYATPFGKAGGGPFIAYVLAADTEANYQDSLASVVTADLLNLLPFFTFAGLGTVVLLIQGAVPRQAEILVAGLGGMAIVLPVVIYGSYRYRDVVERFLMKIIGPIAKRVDRIDADNIGERVDEFYDLIDRIADNRRQLAYTLVYAYVGWLFFAAPLWFAGQTLGVGGHVGPMLVLFIVPASSIAGVVPTPGGVGGVEFALVGLLVALTALQTDVAASVALVYRVASYWFGLAIGGLAAFFVIHRT
- the flaJ gene encoding archaellar assembly protein FlaJ; this translates as MATNEQSGENPKDAKDLLASFASSTVESYRHMETPVGRYLTLVVAPAAVFFLLTVVAFLLTDFPLLIRGPIPLLGLLAVGVAVIYPKILRDQKRKEIEDSLHLFITHMTILSTANIDRVEVFRTLGEEEEYGALAEEMRRITQLVDTWNQSLDDALRIRANKSPSKPFADFLDRLAYTINAGQEIQDFLLSEQDVVIQNYVTIYEGSLQNLEVMKDLYLSMVLSVTFALVFATVLPILTGTNPTMTVSAVVVMFAFVQTGFLVMIRTTAPYDPVWYHPQGTTTDTEWRIRISVAVGILLTFLAIGACLLILLGRTSIDPNAIPLPFYAAIPSTPLLIPGLVARKEEEQIKERDEEFTSFIRALGATETAKQSTTTKVLESLRGKNFGALTENVDDLYKRLNMRIEPAMAWRHFTADSRSYLIQKFSEMFLVGRQMGGDPKQLGELIAANMNEVLQLRERRAQSTVTLIGVLYGITAASTFAFFIGLEIVEVLAGMSIGLDSSQLDVTTIIHTNVYDIPTIEYLLIIITLLNAVLSALMVRIADGGHKVNSYMHFVFLTWMSSAIAVFTRIVVGSFLNV